The Streptomyces capitiformicae genome contains the following window.
CTGGCGGTGACGACGAAGCAGGTCGAGCAGGCCGCCGAACGCACCGGTCACCGGCTCGGCCAGCCCGCCGAGGCGATCGCGAGGTTCTTCCTGGCCGGCTTCGACGGACTGACGATGCAACACCTCTCCCTGCCGGACGAGGAAGCCGAGCGCGTCTGCCTGCGGTCCTTGGTCTCGGCCGTCCTGGCCATGGCCTGAAGTCGCTGTCGATCACGACGCCGCACGCGCTGTCCTTCTCGGAGATCCGCAGCCCTCAAACCGGCTGACCGGTTTAGGCGGTGATCGCGTCCGCTTGGGACCTCAGCCTCGTGGATGACCGCCCGCTTGCCAGGTACCACAACACCCCACAGACTCCGCGTACGAGTCCACGGCCGGGTCCACGCACGCGACGTGGAAGTGCAGCGCCAATGCAGGCCACGCCGGAATCGAGTGCGACGCGGTCAGCTCCCACGATGAGCGTGCCAGCAGTGGACTGCGGGCTGGCCCAGACCCTGTCCGCAAGAAGGCTTGTGTCAGGTGGCGCAGGCGCACCTTGGGTGCACCTCGGCCACGCTTATGCCGTGCCTCGAGGAATCAGACGTGCCAAGAAGCCGAGCAGCTTCGTCATCGACGGCGACTGGCCGCACGCCGTGATGGAGCTGCATCGAGGTGCTCTCGTCGCACAGGCCATAGCCCGCAAGCTCGCTGAGGCGATGGCAGAGCGGGAGTCAGCGCCAACGCCCTCGCGAAGAGGAGCGGTGTCAATCGGCAGGCCATCACCAACGTGCTCAATGGCACGGTCTGGCCCGACATGTTGTCGTTCGTGGACCTGGAGGGTGCCCTGGGTGTCCTGCTCTGGCCCGACCATACGCAGTGGAGGATCCCCGAGCCAGGTCAGCCAGGGGACCAAGCCGCTCCCGAGGGGGAAACCTCCCGGCCGAGCCGTGAGGGGGGCTCCTGAGGTGCACGTCTATCCGCCGCAGGTGCCGAGGTCCTTCGCGCCGGGCTTCGGCGAGTGGGTGGTGTGCCACCCGGCAGCGGCCCGGTAGGGGTGGTGGACGGTGCGGAAACGGCGGCCATCCATGGGCGGACGGCTGTCTGTGAGCCCCGCGCCCGCACTCGCTCCACCGATGGCCAGGCGCGTGGGGTCGACGTCCGCGCGTCCCGCCCGCCAGGTGAGCGGTCTCCACAAGGGGAACCGGGTACAGCGGGCGGAACGGGAAGAAGACGCCGGAACCGTGCGCTGCGGCGGCTCCCGCGGTTCCAGGTCCCGCCCCTGCGGTGTGACAGTCCACCGAGGTGACTCCCGCACACCCCGGGCGCCGACAGGCCCGGAGGGGCGTTGAACGGGCCGTGGATTGCTCGCTGGCGTCCCGCGGTCGCCGCGGCTGATGTCGTTCTCCTCCGGCGGCGACCGCACCACGCCCCCGCTTTCACACCTGGACACCCCCCTCGAACAGCCGAGACGACGTGCCGGTGGCGGTACCGAGCGACAGTCATCGGGTTGATCGCGTATACCCGGCGGCCAGAAGCCTGCAGACAGGTCACAAGGTGTCCACGAGAAGTCTCTATCGCGATCGGGATGGGGTCCTCAGGACTGTCACCATGCTCGGCCAGCAAGGGAGCAGGTCCTGCAAGCCCGATGCGTCATCACCGATCCTGAGCTTGCCGAGCAGTCGAGCGTCCTGGTCGACCATGGCGACGTCGTGGTGATCCTCAGCCCGGTCGATTCCGCAGGTCAAGTACAACGGGCTCTCCTGCTGATCTTCCTGCTGCCGCGCTATCCGCGCGTCGATCAGGCCGCGCCAAGTACGAGAGCTCTGACCAGCCCCGGCGGCAGGAGCCCAGCCGACGGCGGACCCGCCCGGAGCCGCCCGCCGCCGGCGCCTGACAACCCTCGGCGCAGCCATGACGCGGCGTGGCCGACGGTCTGTCGGAACGTCGGACGCCCGTACCGGCGCGAGCACCGCGCATCACCTCTGGCACCCGAAGGCACCGACTCATCAACGGCCCTGCCCGAGGTCGGCTGCTGGGAGGAGCAGGCGGAAGGTGCAGCCCTCGCCCGGGACGGTGTCGAGTTCGAGACGGCCGCCGTGGCCCTGGGCGATGGCCGCGGCGATGGCGAGGCCGAGGCCGCTCCCGCCGTGGCTGCGGGAACGGGCGGGGTCGGCCCGGTAGAAGCGCTCGAAGACGTGCTCGGCGTCGACGGGGGCGAGGCCCGGTCCTTCGTCCGCCACCTCGATCACGCTGACCGGGAGGCGCTCCGGGAGCGGCGGCGATGCGGAGGTGCGTCCCGGCCGGTCGGTGCCGCCGGTTCCGGGTCCGGTCTCTGTCGTGCCCACCCGTACGTGGACACGGGTGCCCGGCGGCGTGTGGATGCGGGCGTTGGACAGCAGGTTCTCCAGGATCTGGCCCAGTCGGCGCGGGTCGCCGACGGTCTCGGCCACGTCGAGTTCCTCGGTGCCGCCCGGATCTGCCGGAGTGGGCAGCGGGCCGAGGCCGACGGGGTGGGAGTGGCTGTGGACGGCGGCCGCGCTCACTGCGTCCGCCGCGAGCGAGAGCAGGTCGACCCGTTCTCTGCGGTAGGAGGGTTCGCGGTCCAGGGTGGCGAGCAGTTGGAGGTCGTCGACGAGCAGGCTCATGCGCTCCGCGTTCTGCGCGATGAACCGGTTGGCCTCCCGCAGCTCACGCTCCGGGCGCCGCTCCGGACGCAGTGCGAGCTGGGCGTACCCCTGGATGGTGGTGAGCGGAGTGCGCAGTTCGTGCCCGGCGTCCGCGATGAACCGGCGCAGCCGTGCCTCGGAGGTCTCGCGGGCCAGCAGGGCGGTCTGCAGTCTGTCGAGCATGGAGTTCAACACCCGGCCCAGTCGTCCGATCTCGGTGCGCGGGTCGGTGTGCGGCAGTCGCAGGTCGAGCCGGCCCGCGGTGATGTGCTGGGCAGTTCGTTCCGCCCTGGTCAGTGGCAGCAGCCCCAGCCTCACCACCGACCTGCCCAGGGCGAGCAGGCCGGCGATCGTGACAGCGAGCAGCACGGCGTTCAGCCACAACAGCTTCGAGGTGGCGCCGTCGACGGTGTCGAGCGGCAGGGTGACCACCGCGCTCATGCCGTTCGGGCCAGGGCTGAGCAGTACCCGCCAGCGGCCGTCACCGCTGATGGCGGACACGGTTTCCGGGTGCCCGTCCCTCAGGTCGAGGTCCTGTGCCTGATCGGCCAGCCGAGGCCCCGGTTTTGCCTCCGTGCCGAGGGAGTTGTTCAGGCGAAGCCCGGAGGAGTCGTAGAAGTAGACGTGGAAATCCGACGGCAGGGCGTCCAGGTGCTCGGTCGGCGCGGGGAAAGCATTCCGGAGGGCGTCGTGGAAGGTCGGGGTCGGGGGGTGGAACTCCACCAGCTGCTGGTCGACGCGATCGAGCAGCCAGGAGCGGAGCACCACGTAGCCGATGGCCTGGGAGGTCAGTACCGCCGCCGTGGCGAGGACGGTGACGCCGAGGATCAGTCGTTGTCGCAGTGAGCCGGGTGGCCGTGGCAGGCGGGGGATCACTGCTCCGGCGTTCCCTCGTGGTCGCGGGGCAGCCGCAGGCAGTAGCCGACGCCGCGCACGGTCTGGATGAGCGGCGGCTCGAAGGAGTCGATCTTCCTGCGCAGGTAGCGGACGTACGTCTCGATGATCCTGGCGTCACCGGCGAAGTCGTAGCTCCAGACGTGGTCGAGGATCTGGACCTTGCTCACCACCTGGCCGGCGTTGGACAGGAGGTAGGCCAGGAGCTTGAACTCGGTCGGGGAGAGGGCGATGTACTGTCCCGCGCGGTGCACCTCGTGAGCGCCCTCGTCGAGTTCGAGGTCGGCGTAGCGCAGGACGCTCGGTAGCGGGAGTGCCGCGTCCACCGGTGCCGTGCGGCGCAGGATGGCCTCGATACGCAGCAGCACCTCCTCGATGCTGAACGGTTTGGAGACGTAGTCGTCGCCGCCGACGCTCAGGCCCTGGATGCGGTCGTCGGTGCCGGTGCGGGCGGTCAGGAACAGGATCGGACATTCGTCCCCCGCCGCCCGCAGCCTGCGGGTCACCTCGAAGCCGTCCAGGTCGGGCAGCATCACGTCGAGCAGCACCAGGTGCGGTCGCAGGCGTTCGACCTCGACGAGGGCGGACTGTCCGGTGTCGGTGCTGCTCACCTCGTATCCGGTCAGGCGGAGCGTCGCCTCCAGCAGGGTGCGGATGCTGGGCTCGTCCTCGACCACGAGAAGCCGATGTCGCGGACGAGTCGTTGCGGACTGCTCGGTCATGACGTGATGCTGGTCCGTTCTCCCGGGTGGTCCCTGTTGCTCCGGCGTCGCCTACTTGGCAGTGCAGTCGTAGAGCACGTCGGCTCCTGCTCCGAAGCCCATCGCACTACCGCTGCTCGCCTTCGACGTCGTGCCGCCGTACGCCGATGCCGGAACCTGGGTGCAGTTGTCGGCGATCCAGTCGGAACGCTGCTTGCTGTAGTTGCGGGACCCGGTCATGCCCGGCCTGCCGCCGCTGTTCGTGTCGGAGCCCAGGACGTAGCGTAGTTCCCCGCTCTTCGTCCACTCCTTCAACTGGTCCACCGACGGCGCGTTGTCGCTGCCCATGAAACCACCCATGCCGATGACGGTCTCGTCCGAGCCCAGGATGAAGGAGCTGGCGGCCATGGCACCGCCTTCGACGGAGAGCTTGATGCGGGCTTGAGGTGCGTGCTCCACGGCGTAGTCGAGGATCTTGCGCTGCTCGCTGGTGAGTTCCGCGCCGCCGCCGAAGCCACCGCGTCCGCTCGGGGCCATCCCGGAACCGCCGCCGGGAAATGACGGCATGTCGCTGTCTCCCGAGGTAGAGCCTCCGGACATGCCGGGCATGCCGGTCGCTCCCCCTGTGGGCATACCGGACGGCATACCTGACGGCATTCCCGAAGGAACATCGCCGGAGGAGGGCTGACCGGACTGCCCCGAAGGCGCGTCACCACCCGGGAAGCCCGACGGCATCCCCGACGGAAGGTCGCCGTCGTTCCCGCTCTGCCGGGGCATGCGGCCGCCCCCGCCGAAGCCGAACGTCGTCGGACCGGCCGTCGGGTTGGACCCGCCCATAGCGGATGTCGAGCCCGGTACGCTGACCGCCCACGCTCCCGGGGCCACCAGGACCGACGCGACGGCAGCACCCACGGCGACCGTCAGCAGCCGACCACGCCGCCGCGCGAGGAGCAGCAGGACGACCGCGGCGCAGCCGAGCAGCAGGACCGGCCACACCAGCCAGCCGTTCCAGTCGGAGTCACGGCGGACCAGTGCTACGGCCCAGACCGCGCTGACCACGACCGCGGCCACGCCCACCAGGGGCGCCCAGCGCACGCCGGCACGGTGGACACGGACCAGGGCGGCGGTCAGTCCGCCGCACAGGGCGGCGATCGCCGGAGCGAGCTGAGTGGTGTAGTAGGGGTGGAAGATGCCCTTCTGTGTCGAGTACACGGCCGCGCAGACCACCAGCCAGGTCCCCCACAGCAGCCAGCCGGAGGCCGGCAGCAGGGCGTCGGCGGACAGCATGCCGCGTCGGCGCATCACCACGCCGACCAGGGCGACGGCCAAGGCCAGTGCGCTGACCGGCAGCAGCCAGCTGATCTGGCCGCCCACCTGCGCGTTGAACAACCGGCCCAGGCCGGACGCGCCACCGAACCCGCCGCCGAACCCGCCCATGCTCTGGGACATTCCGTCGCTCGAGCCGAAGACCCGGCCCAGCCCGTTGTAGCCGACCACGAGATCCCAGGCCGAACCGTCCTTGCTGCCGCCGATGTAGGGGCGGTCGCCCGGCCACAGGGCGACCATGGCGACCCACCACAAGGAGGACGCCGCCAGGGTGGCCCCCGCGCCCAGCAGACTCCGCACTCGCGGTATCCAGGGGCCGCTTCCTCCCACGAGCCAGGCGAGGGTGAACGCGGGAATGACCATCCAGGCGGCGAGCATTTTGGTGAGGAATCCGCACCCGATCAGGAAGCCGCTCGCACACAGCCACCAGGTCGCGATCCTGCCCTCGGCCTGCAACGCGCGGGTGAGCGCGTACGCCGCGGACACCAGCAGCAGGACGAGCAGCGTGTCGGGGTTGTTGTCCCGGTTGATGGCCACGGTGATGGGCGTGAGAGTGAGCACCAGTGCGGCGACGAGCGCCGCCCCCTCGCCCGCCCAGCGCCGCACGGTGCGGTGCAGGACGAGGACCGCCGCCACGCCCTCGATCATCTGCGGCAGCACCAGCGCCCAGCCGTGCAACCCGAAGACCTTGCTGCTGACCACCTGCGGCCACAGCGCGGCCGGCGGCTTGTCGACCGTGATCACCCCGGCCGGGTCGAAGGAGCCGAAGAGGAAGTTGGTCCAGCTCTTCCCCATCGATTTCACGGCCGCGGAGTAGTAGCTGTTGGCCCATCCCAGAGAGCCCAGTGCCCAGCCGTACAGGACGGCCGCGAGCACGAGGATCGCTCCGAGTGCGGCCGGTGCCGCCCAGGCGGGCAGCGAGCGGACGAACGCAGGCGGATCGTCGGGTGTTGAGGCGGCCGTTACGGGCTTGAGGTGCGTGGGATTGCTCATGTAGGAAGTCGCTCTCGTCAACGGGTACGGCGGGGGGTGCTGGTGAAGACGGCCAGCCGCAGCACGGTGAATCGCACGCAGGTGACCGCGACGGATGCCGTGGCGAGGATCGCGGTCTCCGCGGCTGTCGAGGCCCCGGGGTCGATCGACTTGAACCACAGCACCGCGCCGGAGGTGACCAGGTAGCCCAGGACGAACAGGCCGCCGGCGCCCAGGTGCGCCCGCGCGGGCGGAGCCGTGGAGTACCGGAAGGTGAGGCGTCGGTTCGCCTCCGTGTTGAGGACGGTGAGGACGAGCAGCGAGACCAGGTTGGCGACAGCCGGGCTCCACCAACCGCGCAGCAGCCAGTACAGCAGCGCCTGCCCGGCCGTGGAGACGACACCGATCGCCAGGAAGCAGCCGACCTCCCAGGACAAGGCGCCACGTCGGGTGGCGGGTGCGAGGACCGCGTCGGGGTGCTCGGCGGCCGGTGCGGGGCGAGACGGTACGTCGACCCGGGCGCCGCCGGATGCCTTGAGCCGCCCCATCCGCCACAGTCCTCGCAGGTCGTCCGTGGCGGTGCCCACGATGTCCACCCGGGTGTCGACGTCCTCGACCCAGTCGACGGGGACCTCGTGGACACGCAGTCCGTTGTGCTCGGCGAGCAGCAGCAGCTCGGTGTCGAAGAACCACGCGTCGTCGCGGGTCACCTGCAGCAACGGCTTCAGCACCTCGGTGCGGGCGGCCTTGAATCCGCACTGGGCGTCGGTGAACCGGACGCCGTGCGTGAGCCGGATGATGCCGTTGTAGCAGCGGGAGATGAATTCGCGGCGTGGGCCGCGCACCGTGCGCGACCCGGGTGCCAGCCGGGAACCGATGGCGAGGTCCGAGTGACCGCTGGCCAGGGGCGCAACCAGCGGAAGCAGCCCGTCGAGGCCGGTGGACAGGTCCACGTCCATGTACACGACGATGTCCGCGTCGCTGGCGCCCCAGACGGTGCGCAGGGCGAGCCCGCGGCCCTTGCGGTCGAGGTGCACGACGCCGACGCCCGGCAGTTCGTCGGCGAGGCGACGGGCGGTGGCGAGGGTGTCATCGGTGCTGGCGTTGTCGGCGACAGTGATCCGCCACGGAAAGGGGAAGTCCGTCGCCAGTCGGGCGTGGAGTGTGCGCAGGCAGCCGGGCAGGGCGCGTTCCTCGTTGTAGACCGGCACGACGATGTCGACCGTCGCGGTACCGGCATGTGCGTGAAGGGACCGCTCGACCTGCTGGAACGGGGCCAAGCGCTCCGGGCGGGCGGTGGTCTCGGTGAGGTGGGGGGTGGGAGTCATGGCTTCCTCAGGCGTGAGGGGACGGCAGACTGCGGCTCTGAGGCCCTGGTCCGGGCCGCGGCCTCACTGTTGCCGCCCTGCCTGTGGAGGCGGGGAAAAAATGCTGGGAACTGACGGGGAGTCAGATCTATGGCCGAAAGTGCTCCCACGGTTCACTGCGGACACGACCGCATCACGGAGTTCCTGAGTTCCCCGACACCCTTGATCTCGGTGACCATGTCCGCACCGGGGTACAGAAGGACCTCGGGTTCGCCAACGGTGCCGGGTCCGGCCGGTGTGCCCATCGTGATCAGGTCTCCGGGCAGCAGCGTGGTCACGGTGCTGACCTGGGCGATGACGGTGGCGACGTCGAAGATCAGCTGCGAGGTGTTCGCCTTCTGGCGGACCCGCCCGTCGATGACACAGCTCATCGTCAGACCGCGGCCGCCCATCGGCACGTCGTCGGTGGTGACCATGGCGGGTCCCACCAGGGTGACGTCCGTGGACAGTCCCGCCGCGGGGGCGCTTCCCGAGTCGCTCCGCGCGGCGACGCCGTTGACGACGGTGTAGCCCGCGACATGGCGCAGCGCCGTCCGGGCCGTGACTCCACGGGTCCGGCACCCGATCACCAGGCCCAACTCCACGCCCCAGTCCACGTTCCGTCCCTCGGCCGGCAGGCAGATGGCGTCGCGGGCACCGGCAACGCCTTGGCCGCCTTGCCGCACGGAGAACACCGGAACGGTGGGGAAGGAGGTGCCCGTCTCTCGTACCCGTGTGGCGTAGTTGGGTCCCACACGAACGATCTTGCTCGGCCGGGTGATGAGGGGCGCGTAGGAGATGTCGTCCAGCCGGTGGCGTTCACCGGTTTCCTCAGCGGCTCGTTCCCGCCAGTCCTCGCCGGAGGCGATCAGCGCCCCGACGTCCGGGTAGGGCAGCACCACGCAGTGCTTCTTCTGCAGACGTGCGGCGGCTGTACGGCCTTGTCCCAGTCGTACGGTGCTGAGCTTCACCGGTGGCACTCCTTTTGGTAGCGATGCGGCCCTATACGCAGGTGTGGGGAGCCGGGGCAGCCGTCGCTGCAACGGCGGGCTGATACGGCAGGAGCAGACGGAATGTGCAGCCTTCACCTGGCCTGGCCTCGAGTTCCAGACGTCCGCCGTTGGCCTCCGCGGCGCCGACGGCGATCGCAAGCCCCAGGCCGGACCCCGCTGCCGCGGCCCGCTCGGCCGAATCGGCGCGGTAGAACCGCTCGAACACCCGCCGCGCGTGCGACTCGGTCGGGCCGGCCCCGTCATCGGCGACCTCGACGACACAGACCCGAGTGCCGGGTATGAGCGGAGCGTTGGCGCTGGTACGGCCCGGTCCCGTCGTGCCCGGCCCGTGTGGGCGGACTCGGAGAGTGCCGACGCGCACCTGGATGTGTGTCCCGGTCGGAGTGTGGACGCACGCGTTGGTGAGCAGATTCGACAGGATCTGCGCCAGCTGATGCGGGTCGCCGACGGCGTCGACGACGTCCAGCTCGTCCACGCGGGCGTCGTCCTCGGGGTCGGCGAGAGTGCCGAGGCCGATGCTGCGCCCGGGGTGTCGCACGGCGACGGCAGCGATACCGTCGGCCACGAGAGAGAGGAGGTCGACCGGTTGCCACCGCGTCGCGGGGACCTCACCGAGCCTGGCCAGTTGGGACAGGCTCTCGATGAGACGGCTCATCCGGTCGGCGTTCCGCACGATCAGCTGCTGCGCCTCCCGGCGTCGTTCCAGGCTCATCTCCGGCTCCTGCACCAGGAGTTCGGCGAAGCCCTGCAGAGACGTGAGGGGAGTTCGCAGTTCATGGCCGGCGTCCGCCAGGAAGTGGCGCAGCCGTTGCTCCGACGCCTCGGTGCGACGCAGCGCGGTGCGCAGCCGGTCGAGCATCGTGTTCAGGGCACGGCTGAGGTGGCCGACCTCGGTGACCGCATGCCGGTCCGGAACGCTCAGTTCCAACTCACCTTCGGCGATGCGCCTGGCAGTGCGCTCGACGCCGACCAGCGGCCGCAGTCCCAGCCGCACGGCGAGGGTGCCGAAGAGGACGACCCCCGCTGCGACGGCCACCCCGATAGCGAGGCTGAACCACAGCATTCGGGAGGTCGCCTCGTCCACCTCCTTCAGAGGCAGCGCCACCACGACCCGGGTGCCGTCGGTGCCGGACCGGGCGATCACCCGCCAGGTGCTGCCGCCGTCGGTCGCGGCGACCGTGGCGGGGCGGCCGTTCTTGAGGCCGAGTTCCGCCTCCGCCTTCGGGAGTCGCGGCCCGGCACTGCCCCCGTCGCCGCTCAGCGACATGGCAATCCGGTGGCCGCCTCTGTCGTAGAAGTACACCCGGTAGTCCGAAGGGAGGCTGCCCGTCCTGCCGGGCGCCCCTGACGCCGTCCGGCCGTCGGCCACGTCCTTGTAAAGCTGGGGCACCGGCTGGAAACGGGTCAGTCGCCGGTCGACCTGGTCCGTCAGCCAGGAGTGGAGCAGGGCGAGTCCTGCCGCCTGACAGAGCAGAACCGCCGAGGTGGCCAGCAGCGTGACGCCGAGCACCAGGCGGGCTCGCAGCGAGCGCGGTCTCAGCCGGCGCAGCCACCGCCTCACAGCGCCGCCGCCCCCGGTCCGGGGCGCGCGGCCCGCAGGCAGTAGCCGACACCGCGGACCGTCTGGATGAGCTGGGGCTCGAACCGGTCTATCTTGCGCCGCAGGTTGCGTACGTAGGTGTCGACGATGCGGGCGTCACCGGCGAAGTCGTAGTGCCAGACCTCGGACAGGATCTGCTTCTTGCCCACCACGCGTTCTGGCTGCGCAAGCAGGCAGACCAGGAGCCGGAACTCGGTGGGCGACAGCTGGATGGGCAGCCCGGCCCGGCGCACCTCGTGGGTCTGCTGGTCCAGCACCAGATCCGCGTACCGCAGCGGCGGCCTCCTGGTCCCTCCGCCCGGTGGCATGTCACTGCGCCGCAGGATGGCACGGATGCGCAGCAGCACCTCCTGCACGTGGAACGGCTTGGTGACGTAGTCGTCGCCGCCGGAGCTGAGGCCGATGATGCGGTCCTCGACGTCTGTGCGCGCCGTCAGGAACAGCACCGGCGTATAGACGCCCTCAGCCCGCAGATGACGGGTCACCGCGAAGCCGTCGATGTCCGGAAGGCCGACGTCCAGCACGATCAGGTCGGGTTGGCCGCGACCGGCCTCGAACATGGCGGTCTGGCCTGTGTCGGCGGTGCTCACGGAGTAGCCGGCGGCGTGCAGGGCGGAAGTGAGCAAGGTGCGGATGCTGGGGTCGTCCTCGACGACGAGCACATTGTGTTGGGGTGGCGCGGGCGCCGACGGCACGACGGGCATGGACCTTCCTTCGCTGGTGAGGCGTTCGCGGTGCGCCGAACGCCCGGACGGCGCCCCATGGGGGACTGCCGTCCGGGCACCGGGGATCAGCCGGTCACCTCCTTGTTCTTGGCCAGCGCCGCGGTACGCTCGGTGACCGTCTTTCGCAGCTTCTCGACGGCTGAGTCCAGCTCCTTGCCGTCGGCACCGGCCTTCCCCGCCTGTTCGGCGATGGCGTTCAGCGCCTTCAGTGCGGTCCCGGAGCCGTAGAACTTCTGGTACAGCTCCTTGTACGCCTTCTTGTAGAGGGGATCGAAGGTGTCCGAGTCCAGGAAGCGCTCCTTCAGCGGGTGGCCGATCATGCCGGCGAACCCACCGCCTTCGCCCTCACCGCCCTGACCGCCTTGGCCGTTCTGACCGCCCGGCAGACCGGAAGGCATTCCGGACGGCATGCCTTCCGGCAGATTCTCGGGCATCCCCGAAGGCATTCCTTCAGGCATTCCTTCGGGCATTCCTGACGGCATCCCGGAGGGCATGTTCTGCGCGGCTTGGCCACCTGTGCCCTGGCCGCCCTGGCTGCTCTGCCCAGTGGCACCTCCAGCGCCACCACCGAAGGCACCGCCCATGCCCGTGTCGTCGTCCGGGCCCGAGGTCGCATCGCCGGTGAAGGTGAAGTTGTAGTCCCATCCCAGGACCGAGAACTTCTTGGTGTCCAGGTCGTACCACAGCAGGTAGTTCTTGCCGGGTCCGGCCATGTCGTCGAAGTTCATGAGCAGGTTCTGCGCGGCGAGGTACGTCGCCAGGGACTCGACGTCCACGTGCTGGTCGAGTTCCTTCTCGAACTCCTCGTCCGACGCCTCGTTCGCCCACTTGATGAGCTTCAT
Protein-coding sequences here:
- a CDS encoding sensor histidine kinase — protein: MIPRLPRPPGSLRQRLILGVTVLATAAVLTSQAIGYVVLRSWLLDRVDQQLVEFHPPTPTFHDALRNAFPAPTEHLDALPSDFHVYFYDSSGLRLNNSLGTEAKPGPRLADQAQDLDLRDGHPETVSAISGDGRWRVLLSPGPNGMSAVVTLPLDTVDGATSKLLWLNAVLLAVTIAGLLALGRSVVRLGLLPLTRAERTAQHITAGRLDLRLPHTDPRTEIGRLGRVLNSMLDRLQTALLARETSEARLRRFIADAGHELRTPLTTIQGYAQLALRPERRPERELREANRFIAQNAERMSLLVDDLQLLATLDREPSYRRERVDLLSLAADAVSAAAVHSHSHPVGLGPLPTPADPGGTEELDVAETVGDPRRLGQILENLLSNARIHTPPGTRVHVRVGTTETGPGTGGTDRPGRTSASPPLPERLPVSVIEVADEGPGLAPVDAEHVFERFYRADPARSRSHGGSGLGLAIAAAIAQGHGGRLELDTVPGEGCTFRLLLPAADLGQGR
- a CDS encoding response regulator transcription factor — translated: MTEQSATTRPRHRLLVVEDEPSIRTLLEATLRLTGYEVSSTDTGQSALVEVERLRPHLVLLDVMLPDLDGFEVTRRLRAAGDECPILFLTARTGTDDRIQGLSVGGDDYVSKPFSIEEVLLRIEAILRRTAPVDAALPLPSVLRYADLELDEGAHEVHRAGQYIALSPTEFKLLAYLLSNAGQVVSKVQILDHVWSYDFAGDARIIETYVRYLRRKIDSFEPPLIQTVRGVGYCLRLPRDHEGTPEQ
- a CDS encoding ArnT family glycosyltransferase; the encoded protein is MSNPTHLKPVTAASTPDDPPAFVRSLPAWAAPAALGAILVLAAVLYGWALGSLGWANSYYSAAVKSMGKSWTNFLFGSFDPAGVITVDKPPAALWPQVVSSKVFGLHGWALVLPQMIEGVAAVLVLHRTVRRWAGEGAALVAALVLTLTPITVAINRDNNPDTLLVLLLVSAAYALTRALQAEGRIATWWLCASGFLIGCGFLTKMLAAWMVIPAFTLAWLVGGSGPWIPRVRSLLGAGATLAASSLWWVAMVALWPGDRPYIGGSKDGSAWDLVVGYNGLGRVFGSSDGMSQSMGGFGGGFGGASGLGRLFNAQVGGQISWLLPVSALALAVALVGVVMRRRGMLSADALLPASGWLLWGTWLVVCAAVYSTQKGIFHPYYTTQLAPAIAALCGGLTAALVRVHRAGVRWAPLVGVAAVVVSAVWAVALVRRDSDWNGWLVWPVLLLGCAAVVLLLLARRRGRLLTVAVGAAVASVLVAPGAWAVSVPGSTSAMGGSNPTAGPTTFGFGGGGRMPRQSGNDGDLPSGMPSGFPGGDAPSGQSGQPSSGDVPSGMPSGMPSGMPTGGATGMPGMSGGSTSGDSDMPSFPGGGSGMAPSGRGGFGGGAELTSEQRKILDYAVEHAPQARIKLSVEGGAMAASSFILGSDETVIGMGGFMGSDNAPSVDQLKEWTKSGELRYVLGSDTNSGGRPGMTGSRNYSKQRSDWIADNCTQVPASAYGGTTSKASSGSAMGFGAGADVLYDCTAK
- a CDS encoding bifunctional glycosyltransferase family 2/GtrA family protein, with the protein product MTPTPHLTETTARPERLAPFQQVERSLHAHAGTATVDIVVPVYNEERALPGCLRTLHARLATDFPFPWRITVADNASTDDTLATARRLADELPGVGVVHLDRKGRGLALRTVWGASDADIVVYMDVDLSTGLDGLLPLVAPLASGHSDLAIGSRLAPGSRTVRGPRREFISRCYNGIIRLTHGVRFTDAQCGFKAARTEVLKPLLQVTRDDAWFFDTELLLLAEHNGLRVHEVPVDWVEDVDTRVDIVGTATDDLRGLWRMGRLKASGGARVDVPSRPAPAAEHPDAVLAPATRRGALSWEVGCFLAIGVVSTAGQALLYWLLRGWWSPAVANLVSLLVLTVLNTEANRRLTFRYSTAPPARAHLGAGGLFVLGYLVTSGAVLWFKSIDPGASTAAETAILATASVAVTCVRFTVLRLAVFTSTPRRTR
- a CDS encoding fumarylacetoacetate hydrolase family protein, yielding MKLSTVRLGQGRTAAARLQKKHCVVLPYPDVGALIASGEDWRERAAEETGERHRLDDISYAPLITRPSKIVRVGPNYATRVRETGTSFPTVPVFSVRQGGQGVAGARDAICLPAEGRNVDWGVELGLVIGCRTRGVTARTALRHVAGYTVVNGVAARSDSGSAPAAGLSTDVTLVGPAMVTTDDVPMGGRGLTMSCVIDGRVRQKANTSQLIFDVATVIAQVSTVTTLLPGDLITMGTPAGPGTVGEPEVLLYPGADMVTEIKGVGELRNSVMRSCPQ
- a CDS encoding sensor histidine kinase, yielding MRRWLRRLRPRSLRARLVLGVTLLATSAVLLCQAAGLALLHSWLTDQVDRRLTRFQPVPQLYKDVADGRTASGAPGRTGSLPSDYRVYFYDRGGHRIAMSLSGDGGSAGPRLPKAEAELGLKNGRPATVAATDGGSTWRVIARSGTDGTRVVVALPLKEVDEATSRMLWFSLAIGVAVAAGVVLFGTLAVRLGLRPLVGVERTARRIAEGELELSVPDRHAVTEVGHLSRALNTMLDRLRTALRRTEASEQRLRHFLADAGHELRTPLTSLQGFAELLVQEPEMSLERRREAQQLIVRNADRMSRLIESLSQLARLGEVPATRWQPVDLLSLVADGIAAVAVRHPGRSIGLGTLADPEDDARVDELDVVDAVGDPHQLAQILSNLLTNACVHTPTGTHIQVRVGTLRVRPHGPGTTGPGRTSANAPLIPGTRVCVVEVADDGAGPTESHARRVFERFYRADSAERAAAAGSGLGLAIAVGAAEANGGRLELEARPGEGCTFRLLLPYQPAVAATAAPAPHTCV
- a CDS encoding response regulator transcription factor, with amino-acid sequence MPVVPSAPAPPQHNVLVVEDDPSIRTLLTSALHAAGYSVSTADTGQTAMFEAGRGQPDLIVLDVGLPDIDGFAVTRHLRAEGVYTPVLFLTARTDVEDRIIGLSSGGDDYVTKPFHVQEVLLRIRAILRRSDMPPGGGTRRPPLRYADLVLDQQTHEVRRAGLPIQLSPTEFRLLVCLLAQPERVVGKKQILSEVWHYDFAGDARIVDTYVRNLRRKIDRFEPQLIQTVRGVGYCLRAARPGPGAAAL